The DNA window ggaacataattaagtttattatagtggtTATTTGCAAAAAATTCTCATTTTTATATAATGGTTAAAATTTGTAGAAAATTTAAGGAAGATACGAGATGGTCCACCATTATGTTACAAAGTGAATAGTGTTTATCGCATAAGTTTCTTTATCATTAGTTATTCTAATAGCGGcttcaaaattgaaattaaaatgagATGATGATCTCCCATATTGATCTATATACGCTAAGTCAAGATATGAAGGTCAAATGTTTTGCATCAAGTCAATATTTTGAAGGCTTGGAAGGGATTTAAAATGAAAGCTAGAAGTTTGAGAACATGTTAAAGTGGAGTacatgaaagaaagaataaaaaacaaattatatgtCATTGCAATTATTCGAGTGTCACTAATTATCAGCCACGGAAACAATTATAATCTTTATATCCATTagaaaaacatcatttaaatCTTAAGTTAATATTGCACCAAATATAATCCCAATTTATTATACTTTTACAGAATAAGATCTAATAAAACCTAAAGTAAACCAATCATCACAAGTAACATTTTCTCATAGTATTTCACTCGAAATTCGGTCccaatttatttgaattattatatTGAGAAAATTGTTTCTTTCCATTACAAACGACATGCTTTGCCTGCTCCCTCCCCGTGTTCACTAGCGCTCCTGTCCAGAGCGAAGAGAGGGCGAAAAAGCGCCGCCGAAGAAGCATAAGCAGGCTTCTATTGCTATGTAACAATAAAGCAGGATAGCATTTTGAGCCCAcatatttgaattttgtataaaatagcaaaatattaattcaaattaaatattataaccacagtttgatttaattgtaatcTGTAGCAAATTGTTgccattcgcctctctccctgaaagtctcgctcgccactctcgttttCTCGCTAGCAGTCTCTCCCTCGTCTCTCtaacttttatacaaacacaaatgtataaaatgtgtttgtatttgtataaagtgagagaaaactatatatatacatatctttttcGTTTGGCTCTCTCCCCagagaatctcgctcgccactcttccagatctcgctcaccactctcactcgcctctctcactttatacaaacacaaatgtataatttgcgtttgtgtttgtataaagcgagagaaaattgtatatacaaatataaatacatatattttcgtcctacacacttataattatataaatacagatCTTTCCCTGcccaattttcttttgtctttctctttttctcgctttatacaaacacaaattatacaattgattcttttgtatatgtataccgaaaacaaattatacaactgattcttttgtatatgtataccgaaatatacatattaatagttatagcaaacataaaatttgcaatggagcgcaattatacaaactataactataacatacaaatatgatttttatgtttgctaaacctaaaatttactctattATATTTGACTACGATCGCTTACACTAATTATAAGTAAGAATGTAAGATAATGATTGTTTAATTGTAagggactaaaaaggaaaaaaagaaaagatcatAACCCATAGACATCATTACGGATTAAGATCCAAGCCCAATATGTAAAACCCGCTTTAATTCCCCTCATCTGGCACCCCTTTATTTCCCCGTCGGAGAATCATCGGCAGGAACTTCACCACCGTAAATCGCCGTCACCAATCGGAGGTCGGAACTGAATTAATGGAGCGAGAAGTGTTAGAAGCAGAACTAGTACTTCCAACTcacatgaaatttaagaagatTCAGATGTACGACAAGTACCCTAAAGGACAAGCTAGAGGGCGGCATTGGAAGCATCTCAAGCAGATTATACAAGCAGAAAATTACGAAAATTATCCTCCTCAGCTACCTACTTGTGAGTTTCGATCTTCCAATTAAGATTTTTACAACATTTTTTCTGAATTTATACCTCATTGTTGAATTAgttgattttattgatttatattgCCAGTTTCTTAATTCATCCTGCTGTTGTATTGGagtcttttttttcaaaaaaatgatgGAAATGGTCCTTGGTTGCATTAAATGTATGATTCTTAACTGAAATAGTCCGTTATCTACTCATGAGCTCCACTCTCAGCTTCTCAATGACAACGCCCGTCGAGTGAGTTCGCTAGCTAGTCGATTAAGGACTCTGTTATTAGGTTTAGCTTATGTTGAATGAATAATAGAGTCAAAACCATGAGTAAATGTAATGGGGATGTGTTTCAAGTGTATCTCTGGTGGCTGCCATAAACACAAAAGCTCAGaacaacccaacaacaacaacaacatagctgtggtaatcccacaagtggggtctagggagggtagtATATATGCAGACCTTAACCCTGCTTTTGGAGGTAGAGAGTTTGTTTCTGATAGACTCCTAGctcaaataaaaacattatgaagcagtttgaaaaaaaaaacaacgaGAATGAAGCAATCAAGACAATATACTAAAGAAAGCATGATAGAGCATATGGAAAAGTacctacaataaaataatacgATAATCGAAGTACAAAAAACATTAAATAGTAACAGAAATGAAATAATAAGAAACTACAAGAGTAATATACGGCTACTGTCTGCTAGTATGGAAGGGTGATTAAGACAACACTCAACTTTATAACTCACCCTCTATCCCTAATTTGTATCCTCCATCGCCTCCTATATATGGTCCTGTCCTCGATAAGCTGAAGTTGCATCATGTCTTGTTTAATTACCTCTCCCAATACTTCTTCAGCCTACAACTACCTATCTGAAACCATCCATaaccaacctctcacacctcatACTGGGGTGTCCATgcatctcctcttcacatgcATGAACCATGTTAGTCTCACTTTTCGCATCTTGTCCTCCATATAAATCTTGCTTGACACATGGCTAGGCAAGAGAATAAGATTTACTTGATTGCATTTCCTGCAAGCTCTAACCTATAAATGCTGTTCTTTTGGGATACTATGAACACAGAACATCACACCCACATTTGGGCAAATGGGGATCTCTACCAGGAGAagcagaaaaaagaaaaaaggaaaggaaagtTCAACAACATATTATATCTCCATTGATTGTTTCTCGGCTGAGGCTCTAGAattcttttttcctttcctcTTTCAACTGTTATTCTTCCTTTTTTGACTTTAAAGCCATGATAGGCTGCACAACTTGTATGTATAAGTGAAATGGAAAGGTAGGTAGAATGAGGTTTATAGGTGACTGTCGGTGCAGAGATATGAGAGTTCTCTGGTCTgtgagaagaaataaaaatgaatccTCGATGCTGGTGGTGAATAGTGTTGTCTTGCTGCAGTGATGGTGATCGCATGAGATCGCTGGTGTAGGCTGTTTTTTAGGTGAACAGTTTTTAATGACAATGAGGCTGGGAGATGCAAAAATACGTGGTGACCAAACTAGTCCAACCCTATACATTAAGGAcgatttgatcattttctcgtTTTTTTTCAGTGGTAGGCGAAATGGGAGCTGCCTAAACCGTGAAACAGGTTGTGGTAGAGCAATACAAGCTTTGTGACATACTCTTGCTGCCATCGGCATAAATCTGACCCCCTTTTTGCTCTTCCGTAACCGGTACAGAAATAGGTGTTTTTTCTACGGCTCTAGGCCTCTCTAGGCTAGTAGAGTTCTTTTGCTACTCTCTCAATAGAATTAGTTTCCTTCTTTCCTGGAGGAGGGCCTCCTTCCTCTCTTACGGACCGCGACTGCTGTTCCTCTTTCTTGCTATCGAAATctgaaaaaagatatatatggAAATAGATTGTGTCCAATACGATTTGAACCCATACAGTTACCAAAGGTTTAGAAGACCTCTATCCTATCCATTAGATAGGTTCTCACtctgaatacaaaagaaatgagtGATTGTCCAACTCACTACAAACGTATACACCACAAGATTGAACTGCACTCATGCCCATTTTCTCTCAATATTAAGAAATATAATCTAAACTTTCTCCATTGATGATCGATTGTGGTCGATGGAGAAGGAAATGTCAGATGAACTCATGCAAacatgttatgtttagcataaCTATAGCATTGCtacataatttcaaaaaaaatatttaatttcgaaaaaaaaCTATAGCATTGCTACATTTTCATTTCCCGTTATCAACctttattgtttttaattttctgtGGGCATTATGAGATCAGTGGCATAAGCAGACTAAGATACATAGTACTTTGATCTTGAATCATGTGTCTAGCACTTCAATTTGTTTGCCTGTAATGAAGAATGGAGCTGCATTCTGGGTTTCGGCaatataagtttatttttttatatgagaaTATAAAATGTAGGTATATTTATTCAGTTTTGTTCAGTTGCTGAATATTGATTCTGTTTGTATGCAAATATTTCTCTTTGCCTTAAGAGAAAATTGATGGGTAGCCAACCTTTGTCGAGTGGTTTTGGTTTGCTACTGAGTTTGATCTGCTGACTTGGTTGAAAATTGTGGTTTAACATACCCAATGAGCATATTGACAAAAAATAGATGTAGGTAAAACTGCTTTTGATTATAACATCTAATATCCATTCTGAAATGCCCAAACAATTTATTGAATTCTTGTTGCGTAACTTGATAAAGATTGAGTTCAATTTTGTACTTTTTAGATCATGACAATCAAATTACTAAACCCATCATTGATACtacttttaacaaaaaaaagattgattgtgtcatttcctcGACTCAATACACTTCAACTTTTGTGAGACCTAGGAGTTGAAGAACTTTCAGTTCAATGCGGAGCGTTggtttattttctttcttaggACACATTGAGCTGCAAATCATGTCATCAGTTTTTATTTCCCATTGCAACCACGTTCCCCTGACCATGTAGTAATAGCTCTTACCCAATTTGCTTGAAGAACTCTTTCAGGCAGATCAGATATTGCTATTACTTTTAGTGCTCTGGCAATTTTGTGGTTGCTAATGGTTGGGATAGCATTATGTGTTTGCTAAGATCTATTAGTAATTAGGTTGTGTAATCTAGATGCATTTTCGGCATTGCGCTATTGTTGTCAAGCCTGATGAAAATCGCCTTGAAAATTGCTGCATTTTCCAGCAACATCACAGAACATTTGCTAACAGTCTCCGAACCCCCAGACATTTGACTATTAGCTAGAAGGTGATTGCAGACCattatattttgagttaaatTGTAGACGGGGAAATGATATCCTTCTTGTTTATATGCTGCACGGTTATCATCAATCACTGGACAACTTGTTCGTTCAAATTATGTTTTCAGGACCAACAGAGTATTTGTTTCCCAGTTTAGAGGCATTATTTTGCATATATTCCTTTCTATAATTCGTAGCTTGAGGAATATTTCAAGGTTTTGACTTTGTTTGCTCTTTCTCCGCAGATGTTAACATTGAAACGCCACCTTCTATGCATCCAGGCAAAAAGATATGCGACATAACAGGATTCGAGGTACCTTTTCAACTGAGTGCCTTCTACGATTATATGGTCTAAGTGTCTGCTTGCTTTCTGATTCTTTATTGTGCATTCCCACCAATGTCTTTTATGTTTGGCATGCAGGCACCATATTTTGACCCAAGAACTAAACTCCGTTATGCTAATACTGAGGTTTTCAAGGCAATAAGGTCTCTCCCTAATGACTATGTTCAGAGGTACTTGGCTCTCAGAAATGCAGCTGTTGTTTTGAGATAGGTGCAGAACGCAGAATAGATAGTTGTAAATTAATGTGGGAAGTAGTGGACGTTTGAAGTTGCCGTTTCTGAATGCTCAGGTGCATAACTGTACTTTGACTTGTACTAAGAGAATAAATCGTAGCCTAGTTTTGTTAGATCTCGTAAAATTGCTATGGGGATTTAGTACTGAATTGGCTCTTTGATCTCTGGAAACTCATCTGCTTATCTAATCTGTGCTTAGCTAATCATGGATTCCGATGAGTTTTCCGCTCTCATCTCTCCAGAGCTGGTAATCTCTCCGTAATTCTCGTTCTTACTGAACTAGGGAGGACTGATAATGCTGAGAAAGATTGTTCTTCCTCAATTGGTTTGTTAACCATGGCCATGGAAGTTTCATTCTTTTACCAGTCCTCCTAGCCAACAACTTGCACGCTCAAAAGGACGTGATGGGCCTTCCCTTTTCGTCATTCACCACCTTGTCTTATCTCTGCTCTCCCAAATTTTTAAACACAGTATGGGTTTGATTTGTCTGCTGCTCTTGAAGAGAAGAGAGCTCTCTGACTTCTGATTCGGGCATAACCCTTTCCCGTAGCAAAATGAATAGATTGGGTTATTTTCTCTTCCGAGCTTTCCTCTTACGCTAGGAAAGCCATGAATAACTAGAGGAACTTATTTCTTCCGCAAGCAGCTCTCCAATAATCTCACAGTGATGGGGAAATGAGGGGAGAAGATTACAAGGTGAGAAACGAACCCTCACCAATACAGTGAAAGTTTAGGTAGTCATATCCACAACTCATTTACATACCATTTTGGACTTTCCATTAGTTGTAGCCCAAAATTGGAGAACAACTCGTTTACATACAGATCATTACAAGCTTCAAAAGAATCTAAAAACACAACATACCCAGTGCAATTCCATTCCACGAGAGGTGATGTATACACAACCTTACCTCTATCTTGTTAACGTAGAAACTAGAGAGACTAGCTATTTCCGATAGACTACTAGGACTAAACCATAAATCTATTTGTCCTAACAATAAA is part of the Solanum stenotomum isolate F172 chromosome 8, ASM1918654v1, whole genome shotgun sequence genome and encodes:
- the LOC125874171 gene encoding chromatin-remodeling complex subunit ies6, producing the protein MEREVLEAELVLPTHMKFKKIQMYDKYPKGQARGRHWKHLKQIIQAENYENYPPQLPTYVNIETPPSMHPGKKICDITGFEAPYFDPRTKLRYANTEVFKAIRSLPNDYVQRYLALRNAAVVLR